The DNA segment CGGGGCTGGAGCAGGACTTCCGGGGCTGCCTCTCAGAGTCGTTTGGCAAAAAGGAACGTATCATTTGGTGGAATCCCGTCAAAAACGTTCAATCTTTATGCGTACTGCTATGCAAATGATGAAATTACCGCGTACAGAGGTCTTTCAGGGAAGGGCGGAAGCCATTCCACAGGAGGCACTCCCCGCAGATCTTATCCTAAGTAAAGCCTTCATGCCGTGGAAGGAGCTTATGCCGTTTGTAAAACCTATGCTCGCCGAAACCGGAAGGCTCGTAATCTTATCAAATGACAGCGCTCCGGCTTCTGCTGAGATTGCAGAATGTGGCTATGAGCTGGAATCAACTATGGAATATAAAGCTCAAAAAAAGACTCATTATTTTTGGTCACTGTTGCCGTTAAGCTAACCGGGCATTCCGCCTTTGAATATAAGTTTAGTGGCATGTTCATCAGCTATTTCAGCTACATCCATTAACTTTTCCAGAAACTCAAGGATTTCAAATCTTTTTTCTTCGGTTCCGTTATCGAATTCAAACTGCATGTCACCCGAGGTCATGTAAAGTTCAAGTTTTTCAAGATATTCCGGTTTAAGCATGTTTTTTCCTTTGTACCTTCAAGGGGCTTTAAATTTATCAATTTACGTCTCGACGCCTATCTCAATAATAAGGGATTCTAAAGGGGGTAACCCTTTAGCCTCCGGAGGCCTACCCTAGCAGTAACTTTGTAAATAAATTTACACGTGATGGTAAGGCGAGCCTTTTAATATAGAAGACGCGCGATAA comes from the Maridesulfovibrio ferrireducens genome and includes:
- the rsmG gene encoding 16S rRNA (guanine(527)-N(7))-methyltransferase RsmG produces the protein MAESNVSAADILGASIKAKRRLEDDTRLDSGFIAATDQARVLAYYVNMLVKWNKAMNLVGPKSWDDIFHSLIIDSLHLADFLNDLDLPKNPVTLDLGAGAGLPGLPLRVVWQKGTYHLVESRQKRSIFMRTAMQMMKLPRTEVFQGRAEAIPQEALPADLILSKAFMPWKELMPFVKPMLAETGRLVILSNDSAPASAEIAECGYELESTMEYKAQKKTHYFWSLLPLS